Proteins from a single region of Chryseobacterium scophthalmum:
- the rplT gene encoding 50S ribosomal protein L20 codes for MPRSVNAVASRARRKKLMKQAKGFFGRRKNVWTVAKNAVQKAMQYAYRGRKEKKRNFRSLWIMRINAGAREHGMSYSQFMGALKKNNIELNRKVLADLAMNHPEAFKAVVDQVK; via the coding sequence ATGCCAAGATCAGTAAATGCAGTAGCTTCTAGAGCTCGCAGAAAAAAATTAATGAAACAAGCTAAAGGTTTTTTCGGTAGAAGAAAGAACGTTTGGACTGTTGCTAAAAACGCGGTACAAAAAGCAATGCAATATGCTTACCGTGGAAGAAAAGAGAAAAAGAGAAACTTCAGATCACTTTGGATCATGCGTATCAACGCAGGAGCTAGAGAGCACGGAATGTCTTACTCTCAGTTTATGGGAGCTCTTAAAAAGAACAACATTGAGCTTAACAGAAAAGTTTTAGCTGATTTAGCAATGAATCACCCTGAAGCTTTCAAAGCAGTTGTAGATCAAGTAAAATAA
- a CDS encoding M28 family peptidase produces the protein MKKLTGLLLLSLASYNLHAQSFIQAYQNRVNQVTQANITSLLQDFESFGVKTSGSTANNNTLNWLKAKYQTYGYAPSQITEDSFTVNGNTTKNLIITKTGTVYPNTYVIICGHYDTIVGPGVSDNGSGTSILLEAARILKDIPTEYSIKFIHFSGEEQGLVGSYHYVNNVVFQNGVRQMDIRLVFNIDQVGGKFSAPSNSVKCESDQSGLPGNNATSLSFTQQLAACTTLYSPLQTVMSNAYSSDYVPFEGKGDIITGFYETPQSQNEHTANDTFANVDPTYVFKVGKAAVGALQHFAIASSVLATHETSSNFLEDIKIYPNPAKDLLNLELPKGIKNFSFEIKDMSGRLISAHENETNINVSKLSSGVYLCTVKSDGETVTKKVIIEK, from the coding sequence GTGAAAAAACTAACAGGTCTTCTGCTTCTTTCTTTAGCGTCATATAATTTGCATGCGCAGAGTTTTATACAGGCTTATCAAAACAGAGTCAATCAGGTAACACAAGCTAACATCACATCATTACTACAAGATTTCGAATCATTTGGTGTAAAAACCTCAGGCTCAACTGCAAATAACAATACTTTGAACTGGCTTAAAGCTAAATATCAAACTTACGGTTATGCACCAAGCCAAATTACAGAAGACAGTTTTACTGTAAATGGAAATACGACCAAAAATTTAATTATTACAAAAACAGGAACTGTTTATCCAAATACCTACGTCATTATTTGCGGCCACTACGACACAATAGTGGGACCAGGAGTTAGTGATAACGGAAGCGGAACATCTATTTTACTGGAAGCTGCCAGAATTTTAAAAGATATTCCGACTGAGTATTCTATAAAGTTTATTCATTTTTCGGGAGAAGAGCAAGGTCTTGTGGGGAGTTATCATTATGTAAATAATGTGGTTTTTCAAAATGGTGTACGTCAAATGGATATTAGATTAGTTTTCAATATTGATCAGGTTGGGGGCAAATTTTCTGCGCCGAGTAATTCGGTGAAATGCGAAAGCGATCAGTCGGGATTACCTGGAAATAATGCCACTTCTTTATCTTTTACACAACAATTGGCAGCGTGTACAACCCTCTATTCTCCTCTACAGACTGTAATGTCTAATGCATATTCGTCAGATTATGTACCTTTTGAAGGTAAGGGAGATATTATTACCGGCTTCTATGAGACCCCGCAGAGCCAGAATGAGCATACTGCTAATGATACTTTTGCCAATGTAGACCCAACCTATGTTTTCAAAGTAGGAAAGGCTGCAGTAGGAGCTTTACAACATTTTGCTATTGCGTCTTCTGTTTTAGCAACGCATGAAACGAGTTCAAATTTCTTAGAAGATATAAAGATCTATCCTAATCCGGCAAAAGATCTTTTGAATCTTGAACTTCCGAAAGGAATTAAAAATTTCAGCTTTGAAATAAAAGATATGAGTGGCAGACTAATTTCGGCTCACGAAAATGAAACGAACATTAATGTTTCAAAATTATCAAGCGGAGTTTATCTATGTACTGTAAAGTCTGATGGTGAAACGGTTACGAAAAAAGTGATTATTGAAAAATAA
- the infC gene encoding translation initiation factor IF-3, with protein MINDKIRVRELRLVGDNVEPGIFPIDKARQIAKEQELDLVVISDKAEPFIARILDYKKFLYEQKKKQKELKAKQIKVVVKEIRFGPQTDEHDYEFKKKHAEKFLEEGSKLKTYVFFKGRSIIFKDQGEILLLKLAQELEHVGKVDQLPKLEGKRMIMMMSPKKPAK; from the coding sequence ATGATAAACGACAAGATTCGCGTAAGAGAACTTCGTTTAGTGGGCGATAACGTAGAGCCAGGAATTTTCCCTATCGATAAAGCAAGACAGATTGCTAAAGAACAGGAACTTGATTTGGTTGTAATTTCAGATAAAGCTGAGCCTTTTATTGCGAGAATATTAGACTATAAAAAGTTTTTATACGAGCAAAAGAAAAAGCAGAAAGAGCTTAAAGCAAAACAGATCAAAGTTGTCGTGAAGGAAATCCGTTTCGGACCTCAGACTGATGAACATGATTATGAGTTTAAGAAAAAACATGCTGAAAAGTTCTTGGAAGAAGGTTCTAAACTGAAAACATACGTATTTTTCAAAGGACGTTCTATTATCTTTAAAGATCAGGGTGAAATTTTACTTTTAAAACTGGCTCAGGAATTGGAGCACGTTGGTAAAGTAGATCAGTTGCCTAAACTTGAAGGTAAGAGAATGATTATGATGATGAGTCCTAAGAAACCAGCTAAATAA
- the hisA gene encoding 1-(5-phosphoribosyl)-5-[(5-phosphoribosylamino)methylideneamino]imidazole-4-carboxamide isomerase: MRIIPAIDIIDGKCVRLSKGDYGTKKIYNENPVEVAKEFESFGIKFLHLVDLDGARSKHIVNQKVLENIARETSLQIDFGGGLKTIEDIEIAFNSGAKQITIGSIAVQNPEFCFSLIEKYASEKIILGADCENRKIKTSGWLEESDQDVIDLILYYQKKGIKNVICTDISKDGMLEGASEDLYKEIISKTSVKLVASGGISGIEDVYKMKEIGCDGTIIGKAIYEGRISLKQLESFV, from the coding sequence ATGCGAATTATTCCTGCTATTGATATTATCGACGGAAAATGCGTCCGCCTTTCGAAAGGTGATTATGGAACAAAAAAAATATACAACGAAAATCCTGTAGAAGTTGCCAAAGAATTTGAAAGTTTCGGAATAAAATTTCTTCATTTGGTGGATCTGGATGGCGCAAGATCTAAACATATTGTCAACCAAAAAGTTCTTGAAAATATAGCCCGAGAAACGTCTTTACAAATCGACTTTGGAGGTGGTTTGAAAACTATTGAAGATATAGAAATTGCTTTTAATTCAGGCGCAAAGCAAATTACAATTGGAAGTATTGCCGTTCAAAATCCTGAATTCTGTTTTAGTTTAATTGAAAAATATGCTTCTGAGAAAATTATTTTAGGAGCCGATTGTGAGAACAGAAAAATAAAAACTTCAGGGTGGCTGGAAGAAAGCGATCAAGATGTGATCGATCTTATTCTTTACTATCAGAAAAAAGGAATTAAAAATGTAATCTGCACCGATATTTCCAAAGACGGAATGTTGGAGGGAGCTTCAGAAGATCTTTACAAAGAAATTATAAGTAAAACTTCAGTGAAACTGGTGGCAAGCGGCGGAATTTCGGGTATTGAAGATGTTTACAAAATGAAAGAGATCGGATGCGACGGAACGATTATCGGAAAAGCGATTTATGAAGGGAGAATTTCATTGAAACAACTGGAGAGTTTTGTTTAA
- the hisF gene encoding imidazole glycerol phosphate synthase subunit HisF — protein sequence MLKKRIIPCLDIKDGTTVKGINFEGLRNAGDPIEFAKKYENEGADELVFLDITATIEERKTFVELVKNIAKELSIPFTVGGGISSVEDVRKLLEAGADKISINSSAVKDPQLISDLAKEFGCQCIVVAIDTKLVDDSDWVFVKGGREMTDLKTFDWAKKVEELGAGEILLTSMDGDGTKNGFDLRITKLISENVNIPVIASGGAGKTEDFENVFNQTKATGALAASIFHFGEIKINNLKSELKTKNITVR from the coding sequence ATGCTTAAAAAAAGAATCATTCCATGTCTGGATATAAAAGACGGAACTACGGTAAAAGGGATCAACTTTGAAGGTTTGAGAAATGCCGGAGATCCAATAGAATTCGCAAAAAAATACGAGAATGAAGGCGCAGATGAATTGGTTTTCCTTGATATTACCGCAACCATCGAAGAGCGAAAAACATTTGTAGAATTGGTGAAAAACATCGCTAAAGAACTGAGTATTCCTTTCACTGTCGGAGGTGGAATTTCTTCTGTGGAAGATGTAAGAAAACTCTTGGAAGCCGGAGCAGATAAGATCAGCATTAATTCTTCAGCGGTAAAAGATCCACAGTTGATTTCTGATTTGGCTAAAGAGTTTGGCTGTCAGTGCATCGTTGTTGCAATAGACACAAAATTGGTTGATGATTCAGATTGGGTTTTTGTAAAAGGAGGAAGAGAAATGACAGATCTAAAAACATTTGATTGGGCAAAAAAAGTAGAAGAATTAGGCGCTGGAGAAATTCTTTTAACTTCAATGGATGGAGACGGAACTAAAAATGGTTTCGATTTAAGGATCACAAAATTAATTTCTGAAAACGTAAATATTCCCGTAATTGCTTCGGGTGGCGCAGGAAAAACTGAAGATTTTGAAAACGTTTTTAATCAAACCAAAGCAACAGGAGCTTTAGCAGCAAGCATTTTTCACTTTGGAGAAATTAAAATTAATAATTTAAAAAGTGAATTAAAAACTAAAAATATTACGGTAAGATGA
- the hisIE gene encoding bifunctional phosphoribosyl-AMP cyclohydrolase/phosphoribosyl-ATP diphosphatase HisIE yields the protein MKIDFNKTDGLVPVIIQDERTLQVLMLGYMNEEAFNKTTEEKIVTFFSRSKKRLWTKGEESGNFLTVKNMDIDCDNDTILIKVIPTNTVCHTGSFSCFGEKDPKGFLYELEEKISQRIDDKVEDSYTYSLYQRGINKVAQKVGEEAVELVIEAKDDNDKLFKNEAADLLYHFLILLKTKNVKLEDVEEILLDRNK from the coding sequence ATGAAAATAGATTTTAATAAAACGGATGGTCTTGTTCCTGTCATTATTCAGGACGAAAGAACTTTACAGGTTTTAATGTTGGGTTATATGAATGAAGAAGCTTTTAATAAGACAACAGAAGAAAAAATTGTTACTTTTTTCAGCCGTTCAAAAAAAAGACTTTGGACAAAAGGTGAGGAATCAGGAAATTTTTTAACCGTAAAAAATATGGATATTGATTGCGATAACGACACCATTTTAATTAAGGTGATTCCCACAAATACCGTTTGCCACACCGGAAGTTTCAGCTGTTTTGGAGAGAAAGATCCTAAAGGTTTTTTGTATGAATTGGAAGAAAAGATCAGCCAGCGAATTGATGACAAAGTTGAAGATTCTTATACCTATTCTTTATACCAAAGAGGAATCAACAAAGTTGCTCAAAAAGTAGGAGAGGAAGCAGTAGAATTGGTGATAGAAGCTAAAGATGATAATGATAAACTATTTAAAAATGAAGCTGCAGATTTATTATATCACTTTTTAATTTTACTGAAAACTAAAAATGTAAAGTTAGAAGATGTTGAAGAAATACTTTTGGATCGAAACAAATAA
- the rpmI gene encoding 50S ribosomal protein L35, with product MPKLKTKSGAKKRFALTGTGKIKRKNAYKSHILTKKETKQKRNLTTTSYVAKVDTKSVQRQLAIK from the coding sequence ATGCCAAAATTAAAAACGAAATCAGGTGCTAAGAAACGTTTTGCTCTTACCGGAACTGGTAAAATCAAAAGAAAAAACGCTTACAAAAGCCACATCTTAACTAAAAAAGAAACTAAGCAGAAGAGAAATCTTACTACTACTTCTTATGTAGCTAAAGTGGATACTAAAAGCGTTCAACGTCAATTAGCAATTAAGTAG
- the hisH gene encoding imidazole glycerol phosphate synthase subunit HisH — protein MIAIIKYNGGNVSSVQNALNRLGAESIITDDFDLIKNADKVIFPGVGEASSTMKILKEKGLDLLIPTLKQPVLGICLGMQLMCKNNEEGNTVGMGIFDINVKKFPAENIIPHMGWNTISDFKSTIYSGIKEESDVYFVHSFYCELSENTTSVCDYILPFSASLQKDNFYAMQFHPEKSGKIGSQLLQNFLKL, from the coding sequence ATGATTGCGATTATAAAATATAATGGCGGAAACGTAAGCTCTGTACAAAATGCATTAAACAGATTAGGAGCTGAATCGATTATTACGGATGATTTTGATTTAATAAAAAATGCCGATAAAGTAATTTTTCCTGGAGTTGGAGAAGCGTCTTCAACGATGAAAATTTTAAAGGAAAAAGGATTAGATCTGTTAATTCCGACTTTGAAACAACCCGTTTTGGGAATATGTCTTGGAATGCAGTTGATGTGTAAAAATAATGAAGAGGGAAACACGGTTGGAATGGGAATTTTCGATATTAATGTAAAAAAGTTTCCTGCAGAAAATATTATTCCGCATATGGGATGGAATACGATTTCAGATTTTAAATCAACCATTTATTCCGGAATTAAAGAAGAAAGTGATGTCTATTTTGTGCACAGTTTTTATTGTGAATTGTCAGAAAATACCACTTCAGTTTGTGATTATATTTTGCCATTCAGTGCGTCTTTACAGAAAGATAACTTTTATGCGATGCAGTTTCACCCTGAAAAATCTGGGAAAATTGGAAGTCAGTTATTACAAAACTTTTTAAAACTTTAG
- a CDS encoding alpha/beta hydrolase family protein: MHGEDDQIVPFETTGKIAATLLKNGKLISYPGFPHGMPTTEAETINKDLLEFIKS, from the coding sequence ATGCATGGCGAAGACGATCAGATTGTTCCTTTTGAAACTACGGGTAAAATTGCCGCTACTCTATTGAAAAACGGAAAACTTATTTCTTATCCCGGTTTCCCACACGGAATGCCGACGACAGAAGCAGAAACGATTAATAAAGATCTACTGGAGTTTATTAAATCTTAA